In the Hylaeus volcanicus isolate JK05 chromosome 1, UHH_iyHylVolc1.0_haploid, whole genome shotgun sequence genome, one interval contains:
- the LOC128877598 gene encoding E3 ubiquitin ligase Rnf121 isoform X1 → MHSHVLPNKSEDELTPEEKWRVEHIKMHEQHQGHESMHVEMLLILLVTLLVAQVVLVQWKKLYYKSYQLVTLVAMWIIPFVLCLKNHWWRFIFLWLVSSCITGLIVRKAIQKPIAGTTPRLVYKWFLFIYKLSYVLGIISYVIILATFFGLNLVFEVKPQIWMDFGVLLLFYGVYFGVLGRDVAEICADKMASQVGYYVPGQMPTRTLEPGVCAVCGNKLLVSEHEAGVIENTYKLSCEHVFHEFCIRGWCIVGKKQTCPYCKEKVNLTKMFRNPWERPHVLYGQLLDWIRWLVAWQPLILFLVQGINWGLGLEVTDISNFEDGNMNVTVEVI, encoded by the exons atgcaTTCTCACGTGCTCCCCAATAAG agtgAGGATGAGTTAACGCCGGAAGAAAAATGGag gGTAGAACATATAAAAATGCACGAGCAGCACCAGGGTCACGAATCCATGCATGTAGAAATGCTGCttattttattagtaacaTTATTAGTAGCACAGGTTGTTTTAGTTCAgtggaaaaaattgtattataaatcatatcag CTTGTTACATTAGTCGCTATGTGGATTATTCCTTTTgtattatgtttaaaaaatcattggTGGAGGTTTATATTTCTATGGTTAGTGTCCTCTTGCATAACTGGACTAATAGTAAGGAAGGCTATTCAGAAGCCTATTGCTGGTACAACACCAAG atTGGTATACAAATGGTTTCTATTCATTTACAAACTCAGTTATGTGTTGGGTATAATTAgttatgttattatattagcCACATTTTTTGGCTTGAATCTCGTATTTGAAGTCAAGCCTCAGATATGGATGGATTTTGgtgtacttttattattttatggtGTTTATTTTGGAGTGTTAGGAAGAGACGTTGCCGAGATCTGCGCGGATAAAATGGCTTCGCAAGTCGGA TATTATGTGCCAGGCCAAATGCCTACAAGGACTTTAGAACCTGGTGTGTGTGCTGTATGCGGGAACAAACTTTTAGTGTCAGAACACGAAGCTGGTGTAATAGAGAATACATACAAGCTCTCTTGTGAACACGTTTTCCACGAGTTTTGTATTAGGGGATGGTGTATTGTGGGAAAGAAACAAACGTGTCCatattgtaaagaaaaagtcaatcttacaaaaatgtttcgtaatCC ATGGGAGCGCCCTCATGTTTTGTACGGTCAGTTGCTCGACTGGATCAGGTGGTTGGTTGCTTGGCAaccattaattttgtttctagtTCAAGGTATCAATTGGGGCCTAGGCCTCGA AGTAACGGACATTTCCAATTTTGAAGATGGAAACATGAATGTGACGGTTGAAGTaatctaa
- the LOC128877598 gene encoding E3 ubiquitin ligase Rnf121 isoform X2 — protein MHSHVLPNKSEDELTPEEKWRVEHIKMHEQHQGHESMHVEMLLILLVTLLVAQVVLVQWKKLYYKSYQLVTLVAMWIIPFVLCLKNHWWRFIFLWLVSSCITGLIVRKAIQKPIAGTTPRLVYKWFLFIYKLSYVLGIISYVIILATFFGLNLVFEVKPQIWMDFGVLLLFYGVYFGVLGRDVAEICADKMASQVGYYVPGQMPTRTLEPGVCAVCGNKLLVSEHEAGVIENTYKLSCEHVFHEFCIRGWCIVGKKQTCPYCKEKVNLTKMFRNPWERPHVLYGQLLDWIRWLVAWQPLILFLVQGINWGLGLE, from the exons atgcaTTCTCACGTGCTCCCCAATAAG agtgAGGATGAGTTAACGCCGGAAGAAAAATGGag gGTAGAACATATAAAAATGCACGAGCAGCACCAGGGTCACGAATCCATGCATGTAGAAATGCTGCttattttattagtaacaTTATTAGTAGCACAGGTTGTTTTAGTTCAgtggaaaaaattgtattataaatcatatcag CTTGTTACATTAGTCGCTATGTGGATTATTCCTTTTgtattatgtttaaaaaatcattggTGGAGGTTTATATTTCTATGGTTAGTGTCCTCTTGCATAACTGGACTAATAGTAAGGAAGGCTATTCAGAAGCCTATTGCTGGTACAACACCAAG atTGGTATACAAATGGTTTCTATTCATTTACAAACTCAGTTATGTGTTGGGTATAATTAgttatgttattatattagcCACATTTTTTGGCTTGAATCTCGTATTTGAAGTCAAGCCTCAGATATGGATGGATTTTGgtgtacttttattattttatggtGTTTATTTTGGAGTGTTAGGAAGAGACGTTGCCGAGATCTGCGCGGATAAAATGGCTTCGCAAGTCGGA TATTATGTGCCAGGCCAAATGCCTACAAGGACTTTAGAACCTGGTGTGTGTGCTGTATGCGGGAACAAACTTTTAGTGTCAGAACACGAAGCTGGTGTAATAGAGAATACATACAAGCTCTCTTGTGAACACGTTTTCCACGAGTTTTGTATTAGGGGATGGTGTATTGTGGGAAAGAAACAAACGTGTCCatattgtaaagaaaaagtcaatcttacaaaaatgtttcgtaatCC ATGGGAGCGCCCTCATGTTTTGTACGGTCAGTTGCTCGACTGGATCAGGTGGTTGGTTGCTTGGCAaccattaattttgtttctagtTCAAGGTATCAATTGGGGCCTAGGCCTCGAGTAA